The Ananas comosus cultivar F153 linkage group 2, ASM154086v1, whole genome shotgun sequence genome contains a region encoding:
- the LOC109704121 gene encoding auxin response factor 16 isoform X1 translates to MKAPAANGLAPNGVEGERKNMNSELWHACAGPLVSMPPVGSLVVYFPQGHSEQVAASMHKEMDSTPSYPSLPSKLICMLHDVTLHADSETDEVYAQMTLQPVNKYDREAMLASEMGLKQNKQPTEFFCKTLTASDTSTHGGFSVPRRAAEKIFPPLDFTMQPPAQELVAKDLHDVSWTFRHIYRGQPKRHLLTTGWSVFVSTKRLLAGDSVLFIRDEKSQLLLGIRRANRQQPALSSSVLSSDSMHIGILAAAAHAAANNSPFTIFYNPRASPSEFVIPLAKYNKALYTQVSLGMRFRMLFETEDSGVRRYMGTITGISDLDPVRWKNSQWRNLQVGWDESTATERRTRVSIWEIEPVATPFYICSPPFFRPKFPHQPGIQDDGAEVENAFRRVMPWLADDFGLKDPNPIFPGLSLVQWMAMQQNSQLVPSATQTPYLPSVTASALPNPLPTDDPTKMLNFNTSSLALPNLQFGPKLNPQTESQQQTQPLQQTSLPLQAPPVQHSSSQLNQQEKQQKQEQIQPIQSPQKQLLKPLGGQISPQAQLLNQMSQPPSSLLPQQGLNPQSTHLQGGFPLPNISSLQPNVIPLQQSPLTQIQSQQPMDYQQALLQKQQEQLQQLQLLQKLQQQQVLSQLGPQLQSQLLQQLTQQNQQFQPQQLLQQPLSSTDIVQTQLKQQHQASLSNIMNLPNPQLPVVRNQPNLYENSAPSCSIPPSTNCNISPSNLLSRTQQGPAENSLQEIQSKPGARVKHGMMHGKEKIMQMPNRNSIADQLDASSTTSFCMDGSQHDFSLPPLPMEGDIQVDNRDNLLNGANMNGFMSSNLMSRGVGSGKDIQNLQPGYGNQREVETEVSTADMSAQSFGMGGMSFKSGFSGDAAVAEAGMSNRGLWSNQPQPQRMRTYTKVQKRGSVGRSIDMTRYRGYDELRHDLACMFGIQGQLEDPYRTEWKLVYMDHENDILLVGDDPWEEFVTCVQSIRILSSAEVQQMSLDGELANIPPQAQACSGTDNGNMWYDDTSTGSFHR, encoded by the exons ATGAAGGCTCCGGCAGCGAATGGTCTTGCTCCGAACGGAGTGGAAG gagagagaaaaaacatGAACTCAGAGTTATGGCATGCTTGTGCTGGACCGCTTGTTTCGATGCCACCGGTTGGCAGCCTGGTGGTCTACTTTCCTCAAGGCCATAGTGAGCAG GTAGCAGCCTCAATGCATAAGGAGATGGATAGTACTCCAAGTTATCCCTCACTGCCATCTAAGCTAATCTGCATGCTTCATGATGTAACCTTGCAT GCTGATTCGGAAACTGATGAAGTTTATGCTCAGATGACTCTTCAGCCTGTTAATAAA TATGATAGGGAAGCAATGCTGGCATCTGAAATGGGCCTCAAACAAAACAAGCAACCGACCGAGTTTTTCTGTAAAACACTTACAGCGAGTGATACGAGCACTCATGGTGGATTTTCAGTACCCCGTCGTGCAGCTGAAAAGATATTTCCACCATTA GACTTTACAATGCAACCGCCAGCTCAAGAATTGGTTGCCAAGGATTTGCATGATGTTTCATGGACGTTTCGACATATCTATCGAG GTCAACCAAAGAGACATCTTCTCACTACAGGTTGGAGTGTGTTTGTTAGCACAAAACGGCTTTTGGCTGGTGACTCTGTTCTCTTTATTAG AGACGAGAAGTCACAGCTACTGTTAGGTATAAGGCGTGCCAATAGACAACAGCCTGCACTATCTTCTTCAGTCTTATCAAGTGATAGCATGCATATTGGGATCCTTGCTGCTGCAGCACATGCAGCTGCAAATAACAGTCCTTTTACTATATTCTATAATCCAAG GGCGAGCCCTTCAGAATTTGTCATCCCGTTAGCCAAATATAATAAGGCCCTGTACACACAGGTGTCTCTTGGCATGCGATTTAGGATGTTATTCGAGACTGAGGATTCAGGGGTCCGTAGATATATGGGCACAATCACGGGAATAAGTGATTTAGATCCGGTGCGGTGGAAGAATTCACAATGGCGTAACCTTCAG GTTGGGTGGGATGAATCAACAGCGACTGAGCGGCGGACCCGCGTATCTATATGGGAGATAGAACCTGTTGCAACTCCTTTTTATATTTGCTCGCCACCATTTTTTAGGCCCAAGTTTCCTCATCAACCAGGGATACAAG ATGATGGGGCTGAAGTGGAGAATGCTTTTAGAAGAGTTATGCCGTGGCTTGCGGATGATTTTGGCTTGAAAGATCCGAACCCAATCTTTCCCGGCCTAAGTCTAGTCCAATGGATGGCCATGCAACAAAACTCCCAGCTAGTCCCATCAGCTACTCAGACACCGTACTTGCCATCCGTAACTGCATCGGCTTTGCCAAATCCTCTCCCCACTGATGATCCAACCAAAATGCTAAATTTCAATACGTCCTCCTTAGCTTTGCCCAATTTACAGTTTGGTCCAAAATTAAATCCTCAAACAGAATCTCAGCAACAGACTCAACCTCTGCAGCAAACTTCTCTTCCTCTACAGGCACCGCCAGTGCAACATAGCTCTAGCCAATTAAACCAACAAGAGAAACAACAGAAACAGGAGCAGATTCAGCCGATACAATCGCCACAGAAGCAATTACTAAAGCCTTTGGGTGGCCAAATTTCACCTCAAGCTCAGCTATTGAACCAAATGTCACAGCCGCCATCGTCTCTTTTGCCACAGCAAGGGTTAAACCCACAAAGCACTCACCTCCAAGGAGGCTTCCCTCTACCCAATATTAGCTCTCTTCAACCTAATGTTATCCCTCTTCAACAATCACCTTTAACTCAAATTCAGTCTCAACAGCCAATGGACTATCAGCAAGCTCTATTACAGAAGCAGCAGGAGCAGCTTCAGCAGCTGCAGCTACTGCAAAAGCTTCAGCAGCAACAAGTGCTTTCTCAGCTGGGCCCACAGCTACAGTCTCAGTTGCTGCAGCAGTTAACTCAGCAGAACCAGCAGTTTCAGCCGCAGCAGCTTTTGCAACAGCCGTTGAGTAGCACTGATATTGTACAAACCCAACTTAAGCAACAGCACCAAGCGTCTTTGAGCAATATCATGAATTTGCCTAATCCTCAACTACCTGTTGTTAGGAATCAACCTAATCTATATGAGAATAGTGCCCCATCTTGCTCCATCCCGCCTTCCACTAACTGTAACATTTCTCCTTCGAACTTGCTGAGTAGAACCCAGCAAGGGCCTGCGGAGAATTCTCTTCAAGAGATTCAGAGTAAGCCAGGTGCTCGAGTTAAGCATGGGATGATGCATGGAAAGGAAAAAATCATGCAGATGCCAAATAGGAATTCTATTGCCGATCAGTTAGATGCTTCTTCAACAACTTCATTCTGCATGGATGGTAGCCAACATGACTTCTCGCTTCCCCCTCTCCCTATGGAGGGTGATATTCAAGTGGATAATAGAGATAACCTACTTAATGGGGCAAATATGAATGGGTTCATGTCCAGTAACCTGATGTCACGAGGGGTGGGGTCAGGAAAGGATATTCAGAATTTGCAACCTGGATATGGGAATCAAAGAGAGGTTGAGACGGAGGTTTCCACTGCAGACATGAGTGCACAGTCATTCGGCATGGGAGGCATGTCTTTTAAGTCTGGATTCTCAGGTGATGCTGCCGTTGCTGAGGCTGGAATGTCTAACAGGGGTTTGTGGAGTAATCAACCACAGCCACAGCGCATGAGAACGTACACTAAG GTTCAAAAGCGCGGTTCAGTAGGAAGGTCAATCGACATGACCCGTTACAGAGGATACGATGAGCTCCGACATGATCTAGCGTGTATGTTTGGAATTCAAGGTCAACTAGAAGATCCATACAGGACCGAGTGGAAACTGGTGTACATGGATCACGAGAATGACATCCTTCTTGTCGGTGACGACCCTTGGGA GGAGTTTGTGACTTGTGTACAAAGCATCAGGATTTTATCATCTGCAGAAGTGCAGCAGATGAGTTTGGATGGCGAGTTGGCCAACATCCCACCGCAAGCCCAAGCATGTAGCGGGACGGATAATGGGAATATGTGGTACGATGATACCTCGACCGGGTCTTTTCATCGATGA
- the LOC109704121 gene encoding auxin response factor 16 isoform X2 encodes MLASEMGLKQNKQPTEFFCKTLTASDTSTHGGFSVPRRAAEKIFPPLDFTMQPPAQELVAKDLHDVSWTFRHIYRGQPKRHLLTTGWSVFVSTKRLLAGDSVLFIRDEKSQLLLGIRRANRQQPALSSSVLSSDSMHIGILAAAAHAAANNSPFTIFYNPRASPSEFVIPLAKYNKALYTQVSLGMRFRMLFETEDSGVRRYMGTITGISDLDPVRWKNSQWRNLQVGWDESTATERRTRVSIWEIEPVATPFYICSPPFFRPKFPHQPGIQDDGAEVENAFRRVMPWLADDFGLKDPNPIFPGLSLVQWMAMQQNSQLVPSATQTPYLPSVTASALPNPLPTDDPTKMLNFNTSSLALPNLQFGPKLNPQTESQQQTQPLQQTSLPLQAPPVQHSSSQLNQQEKQQKQEQIQPIQSPQKQLLKPLGGQISPQAQLLNQMSQPPSSLLPQQGLNPQSTHLQGGFPLPNISSLQPNVIPLQQSPLTQIQSQQPMDYQQALLQKQQEQLQQLQLLQKLQQQQVLSQLGPQLQSQLLQQLTQQNQQFQPQQLLQQPLSSTDIVQTQLKQQHQASLSNIMNLPNPQLPVVRNQPNLYENSAPSCSIPPSTNCNISPSNLLSRTQQGPAENSLQEIQSKPGARVKHGMMHGKEKIMQMPNRNSIADQLDASSTTSFCMDGSQHDFSLPPLPMEGDIQVDNRDNLLNGANMNGFMSSNLMSRGVGSGKDIQNLQPGYGNQREVETEVSTADMSAQSFGMGGMSFKSGFSGDAAVAEAGMSNRGLWSNQPQPQRMRTYTKVQKRGSVGRSIDMTRYRGYDELRHDLACMFGIQGQLEDPYRTEWKLVYMDHENDILLVGDDPWEEFVTCVQSIRILSSAEVQQMSLDGELANIPPQAQACSGTDNGNMWYDDTSTGSFHR; translated from the exons ATGCTGGCATCTGAAATGGGCCTCAAACAAAACAAGCAACCGACCGAGTTTTTCTGTAAAACACTTACAGCGAGTGATACGAGCACTCATGGTGGATTTTCAGTACCCCGTCGTGCAGCTGAAAAGATATTTCCACCATTA GACTTTACAATGCAACCGCCAGCTCAAGAATTGGTTGCCAAGGATTTGCATGATGTTTCATGGACGTTTCGACATATCTATCGAG GTCAACCAAAGAGACATCTTCTCACTACAGGTTGGAGTGTGTTTGTTAGCACAAAACGGCTTTTGGCTGGTGACTCTGTTCTCTTTATTAG AGACGAGAAGTCACAGCTACTGTTAGGTATAAGGCGTGCCAATAGACAACAGCCTGCACTATCTTCTTCAGTCTTATCAAGTGATAGCATGCATATTGGGATCCTTGCTGCTGCAGCACATGCAGCTGCAAATAACAGTCCTTTTACTATATTCTATAATCCAAG GGCGAGCCCTTCAGAATTTGTCATCCCGTTAGCCAAATATAATAAGGCCCTGTACACACAGGTGTCTCTTGGCATGCGATTTAGGATGTTATTCGAGACTGAGGATTCAGGGGTCCGTAGATATATGGGCACAATCACGGGAATAAGTGATTTAGATCCGGTGCGGTGGAAGAATTCACAATGGCGTAACCTTCAG GTTGGGTGGGATGAATCAACAGCGACTGAGCGGCGGACCCGCGTATCTATATGGGAGATAGAACCTGTTGCAACTCCTTTTTATATTTGCTCGCCACCATTTTTTAGGCCCAAGTTTCCTCATCAACCAGGGATACAAG ATGATGGGGCTGAAGTGGAGAATGCTTTTAGAAGAGTTATGCCGTGGCTTGCGGATGATTTTGGCTTGAAAGATCCGAACCCAATCTTTCCCGGCCTAAGTCTAGTCCAATGGATGGCCATGCAACAAAACTCCCAGCTAGTCCCATCAGCTACTCAGACACCGTACTTGCCATCCGTAACTGCATCGGCTTTGCCAAATCCTCTCCCCACTGATGATCCAACCAAAATGCTAAATTTCAATACGTCCTCCTTAGCTTTGCCCAATTTACAGTTTGGTCCAAAATTAAATCCTCAAACAGAATCTCAGCAACAGACTCAACCTCTGCAGCAAACTTCTCTTCCTCTACAGGCACCGCCAGTGCAACATAGCTCTAGCCAATTAAACCAACAAGAGAAACAACAGAAACAGGAGCAGATTCAGCCGATACAATCGCCACAGAAGCAATTACTAAAGCCTTTGGGTGGCCAAATTTCACCTCAAGCTCAGCTATTGAACCAAATGTCACAGCCGCCATCGTCTCTTTTGCCACAGCAAGGGTTAAACCCACAAAGCACTCACCTCCAAGGAGGCTTCCCTCTACCCAATATTAGCTCTCTTCAACCTAATGTTATCCCTCTTCAACAATCACCTTTAACTCAAATTCAGTCTCAACAGCCAATGGACTATCAGCAAGCTCTATTACAGAAGCAGCAGGAGCAGCTTCAGCAGCTGCAGCTACTGCAAAAGCTTCAGCAGCAACAAGTGCTTTCTCAGCTGGGCCCACAGCTACAGTCTCAGTTGCTGCAGCAGTTAACTCAGCAGAACCAGCAGTTTCAGCCGCAGCAGCTTTTGCAACAGCCGTTGAGTAGCACTGATATTGTACAAACCCAACTTAAGCAACAGCACCAAGCGTCTTTGAGCAATATCATGAATTTGCCTAATCCTCAACTACCTGTTGTTAGGAATCAACCTAATCTATATGAGAATAGTGCCCCATCTTGCTCCATCCCGCCTTCCACTAACTGTAACATTTCTCCTTCGAACTTGCTGAGTAGAACCCAGCAAGGGCCTGCGGAGAATTCTCTTCAAGAGATTCAGAGTAAGCCAGGTGCTCGAGTTAAGCATGGGATGATGCATGGAAAGGAAAAAATCATGCAGATGCCAAATAGGAATTCTATTGCCGATCAGTTAGATGCTTCTTCAACAACTTCATTCTGCATGGATGGTAGCCAACATGACTTCTCGCTTCCCCCTCTCCCTATGGAGGGTGATATTCAAGTGGATAATAGAGATAACCTACTTAATGGGGCAAATATGAATGGGTTCATGTCCAGTAACCTGATGTCACGAGGGGTGGGGTCAGGAAAGGATATTCAGAATTTGCAACCTGGATATGGGAATCAAAGAGAGGTTGAGACGGAGGTTTCCACTGCAGACATGAGTGCACAGTCATTCGGCATGGGAGGCATGTCTTTTAAGTCTGGATTCTCAGGTGATGCTGCCGTTGCTGAGGCTGGAATGTCTAACAGGGGTTTGTGGAGTAATCAACCACAGCCACAGCGCATGAGAACGTACACTAAG GTTCAAAAGCGCGGTTCAGTAGGAAGGTCAATCGACATGACCCGTTACAGAGGATACGATGAGCTCCGACATGATCTAGCGTGTATGTTTGGAATTCAAGGTCAACTAGAAGATCCATACAGGACCGAGTGGAAACTGGTGTACATGGATCACGAGAATGACATCCTTCTTGTCGGTGACGACCCTTGGGA GGAGTTTGTGACTTGTGTACAAAGCATCAGGATTTTATCATCTGCAGAAGTGCAGCAGATGAGTTTGGATGGCGAGTTGGCCAACATCCCACCGCAAGCCCAAGCATGTAGCGGGACGGATAATGGGAATATGTGGTACGATGATACCTCGACCGGGTCTTTTCATCGATGA